One genomic segment of Caloranaerobacter ferrireducens includes these proteins:
- the rpmA gene encoding 50S ribosomal protein L27 translates to MLKMNLQLFAHKKGVGSSKNGRDSESKRLGVKRADGQFVLAGNILVRQRGTKIHPGNNVGRGGDDTLFALIDGIVKFERKGRNKKQVSVYPKEALAR, encoded by the coding sequence ATGTTAAAGATGAACCTACAGTTATTTGCTCATAAAAAAGGAGTAGGTAGCTCCAAAAACGGTCGTGATAGTGAATCTAAAAGATTAGGCGTAAAAAGAGCTGACGGACAATTTGTTCTAGCTGGTAATATATTAGTTAGACAAAGAGGAACTAAGATTCATCCAGGTAATAACGTAGGAAGAGGCGGAGACGATACTCTATTTGCTTTAATTGATGGTATAGTTAAATTCGAAAGAAAAGGCAGAAATAAGAAACAAGTAAGTGTTTATCCAAAAGAAGCTTTAGCAAGATAA
- a CDS encoding glycerate kinase gives MKILVAPDSFKGSLTALEVAECMEKGILKVLPNAQVIKVPMADGGEGTVRALVDANKGEIIYKKVTGPLGTPVNAFFGVLGDGKRAVIEMAAASGLPLVPKDKANPMITTTYGTGELIKHALDFGVEELIIGIGGSATNDAGVGMAQALGIRFLDENGEEIGFGGKELIRIKEIDISGLDKRILKTRIKVACDVTNPLYGPNGAAFVYAPQKGADEEMVKLLDRNLKHFAEVVKNQLGIDVQNIPGAGAAGGLGAGIVAFLGGKLLPGIKIVLEANNFTEKLNGVKLVITGEGRIDGQTVNGKTPIGVAKEAKKMGIPVIAIAGTLGHDSNLVLNEGIDAVFSIIQKPTTLEKAIEYTSEWIKNTTSQIVKVFIL, from the coding sequence GTGAAAATATTAGTTGCACCTGATTCATTTAAAGGAAGCCTTACAGCTCTTGAAGTAGCAGAATGCATGGAAAAGGGCATATTAAAAGTTTTACCTAATGCACAAGTAATTAAAGTACCTATGGCAGATGGTGGTGAGGGAACTGTAAGAGCTTTAGTAGATGCAAATAAAGGTGAAATTATTTATAAAAAAGTAACTGGTCCATTAGGAACTCCTGTAAATGCTTTTTTTGGTGTTTTAGGTGATGGGAAAAGGGCAGTAATTGAAATGGCAGCTGCTTCAGGTTTGCCGTTAGTACCTAAAGATAAAGCTAACCCTATGATAACTACTACTTATGGAACTGGTGAGTTAATAAAACATGCATTGGACTTCGGAGTAGAGGAATTAATTATTGGTATAGGTGGTAGTGCAACTAATGATGCAGGTGTTGGGATGGCACAAGCTTTAGGAATACGCTTTTTAGATGAAAATGGCGAAGAAATAGGATTTGGTGGGAAGGAATTAATTAGAATAAAGGAAATAGATATTAGCGGTTTAGATAAAAGAATATTGAAAACTAGGATTAAAGTAGCTTGTGATGTAACAAATCCTTTATATGGTCCAAATGGAGCAGCTTTCGTTTATGCTCCTCAAAAAGGAGCTGATGAAGAAATGGTTAAATTATTAGATAGAAATCTAAAACATTTTGCAGAGGTTGTTAAAAATCAGTTAGGAATAGATGTTCAGAATATACCAGGAGCAGGTGCTGCAGGAGGACTAGGTGCTGGAATTGTTGCGTTTTTAGGGGGTAAGCTATTACCAGGAATTAAAATAGTACTTGAAGCAAATAATTTTACTGAAAAATTAAATGGAGTAAAATTAGTTATAACTGGTGAAGGTAGAATAGATGGACAAACAGTAAATGGCAAGACGCCGATAGGAGTTGCAAAAGAAGCAAAAAAAATGGGTATACCAGTAATAGCTATTGCGGGTACTTTAGGACATGATTCAAATTTAGTGTTAAATGAGGGGATAGATGCAGTTTTTAGCATTATTCAAAAACCAACAACTTTAGAAAAGGCGATTGAATATACTTCTGAGTGGATAAAAAATACAACAAGTCAAATAGTTAAGGTTTTCATTTTGTAA
- a CDS encoding Spo0B domain-containing protein, whose translation MINKFRCNKGLIFNILSLLILFVYLSLILTNYFINKTAQILILILIFVFEILSICEFSKFKSCIGKERCKDILKIQGEFTRKLKNLNREQRHDWMNVLQVIYGYLQLGKYDMAIKKINDLSQITLSISKVYKLTITPICLLLERKIKEAYNNGIIFIFNVNNFNQVSYRKVDNLANITKSLEYVIDKILECSKHNYREINIEISEYIDKLEFIIKGKFNLEIKSEFLQNVDISDDCMRYRFDLVGITELTST comes from the coding sequence TTGATTAATAAATTTAGATGTAATAAGGGGTTAATTTTTAATATATTGAGTTTATTAATATTATTTGTATATCTTAGTCTGATTTTGACAAATTATTTTATTAATAAAACTGCTCAAATTCTAATTTTAATTTTGATTTTTGTGTTTGAAATATTATCTATATGTGAATTTAGCAAATTTAAGTCTTGTATTGGTAAAGAAAGATGCAAAGATATATTAAAGATTCAAGGAGAATTTACTAGGAAATTAAAAAATTTGAATAGAGAGCAACGTCATGATTGGATGAATGTTTTGCAAGTTATATACGGATATTTACAATTAGGTAAATATGATATGGCAATTAAGAAAATTAATGATTTATCGCAAATAACATTAAGTATTAGTAAGGTATATAAATTAACGATAACACCTATTTGTCTACTATTAGAAAGAAAAATTAAAGAGGCGTATAATAATGGAATAATATTTATATTCAATGTAAATAATTTTAATCAAGTTTCTTATCGTAAAGTAGATAATTTAGCAAATATAACAAAAAGTTTAGAATATGTTATAGATAAAATTTTGGAATGCAGTAAACATAATTATAGAGAAATAAATATAGAGATTTCTGAGTATATAGATAAACTTGAATTTATTATAAAAGGGAAGTTTAATTTAGAAATTAAAAGTGAGTTTTTACAGAATGTTGATATTAGTGATGACTGCATGAGGTATAGGTTTGACTTAGTTGGTATAACTGAATTAACTTCTACATAG
- a CDS encoding Rne/Rng family ribonuclease yields the protein MAEIIIDMGLNQNRVAILENGDLVELYVEEENKRLLGNIYKGRVVNVLPGMEAAFVDIGLDKNAFLYVKDAISNDLLGSEDISFKDISIRDVVKPGQELLVQVVKEPIGTKGPRISTHITLPGKYVVLMPEINQIGISRKIIEEEERDRLKKIVEENKPENMGIILRTASAGVEEGLIIRDIEFLIKLYEKIKREGKIGYAPRLIYKELDLIDRVVRDYFGDDIQRLVINDREKYKNITELIDATMPHLKSKIHYFDECYDIFKHFGIEAMIKNALERKVWLKSGGYIVIDETEALTSIDVNTGKFVGSVNLKDTVLKTNIEAAKEIAKQLRLRNIGGIIIIDFIDMKNSEDIKYVIDCLENELKKDKVKTTILGMTRLGLLEMTRKKDRKKLSSKLYKNCPHCEGKGKIISDSSILNLIEKEIKRIKIHTNSSAVIFDLNISYKETIDSKFENNIKLIEDKFGIKIFINYIDSISLKEIKIRSMGKLENIKVLFENIKSK from the coding sequence ATGGCTGAGATTATAATAGATATGGGATTAAATCAAAATAGAGTAGCAATTTTGGAAAATGGAGATTTAGTTGAATTATATGTTGAAGAGGAGAATAAAAGACTTCTTGGTAATATTTACAAAGGTAGAGTAGTTAATGTATTACCAGGTATGGAAGCTGCTTTTGTAGATATTGGTTTGGACAAAAATGCTTTTTTATATGTTAAGGATGCTATATCGAATGATCTTTTAGGTAGTGAAGATATAAGTTTTAAGGATATTTCTATTAGAGATGTTGTAAAACCTGGTCAAGAGTTGCTTGTTCAAGTAGTAAAAGAGCCAATAGGGACTAAAGGACCAAGGATATCAACTCATATTACTTTACCAGGTAAATATGTAGTTTTGATGCCAGAAATAAATCAAATTGGTATATCCAGAAAAATTATAGAGGAAGAGGAAAGAGATAGGTTAAAGAAAATAGTTGAAGAGAACAAACCAGAAAATATGGGAATTATATTACGGACAGCAAGTGCTGGTGTAGAAGAGGGCTTAATTATCAGAGATATTGAGTTTTTGATAAAACTATATGAGAAAATAAAAAGAGAAGGTAAAATAGGATATGCCCCTAGGTTAATATATAAAGAATTAGACTTGATAGATAGAGTAGTACGTGATTATTTTGGTGATGATATACAAAGATTAGTTATTAATGATAGAGAAAAGTATAAGAACATTACTGAACTAATTGATGCAACAATGCCTCACTTGAAATCTAAAATACATTATTTTGACGAATGCTATGATATTTTTAAACATTTTGGAATAGAAGCAATGATTAAAAATGCATTAGAACGCAAAGTATGGCTAAAAAGTGGAGGATACATAGTAATAGATGAAACAGAGGCTCTTACCTCAATAGATGTTAATACAGGTAAATTTGTAGGAAGTGTTAATTTAAAAGATACTGTTTTGAAAACAAATATTGAAGCTGCTAAGGAAATTGCTAAACAATTAAGATTAAGAAATATAGGTGGTATAATTATTATAGATTTTATTGATATGAAAAATAGTGAGGACATAAAATATGTTATTGATTGTTTAGAAAATGAGCTAAAAAAAGATAAGGTAAAAACAACAATATTAGGGATGACTAGATTAGGGTTATTAGAAATGACTCGGAAAAAAGATAGAAAAAAATTATCTTCAAAACTTTATAAAAATTGTCCTCATTGTGAAGGAAAAGGGAAAATTATTTCCGATAGCTCGATTCTAAATCTTATAGAAAAAGAAATAAAGAGAATAAAAATTCATACGAATTCAAGTGCTGTTATTTTTGACTTAAATATATCTTATAAAGAAACGATAGATTCTAAATTTGAGAATAATATTAAACTTATTGAAGATAAATTTGGAATTAAGATCTTTATAAATTATATAGATAGTATTAGCTTAAAAGAAATTAAAATAAGAAGTATGGGTAAATTAGAAAATATAAAAGTGCTTTTTGAAAATATAAAAAGCAAATAA
- the rplU gene encoding 50S ribosomal protein L21 has protein sequence MYAVIETGGKQYRVQEGDTLFIEKVAGNEGEVVKFDKVLLVSNGEEVKIGKPFVEGATVDAKIVEHGKGKKIIVFKYKAKKDYRRKQGHRQPYTKVVIEKING, from the coding sequence ATGTACGCTGTAATTGAAACTGGCGGTAAGCAGTACAGAGTTCAAGAAGGAGATACTCTTTTCATTGAAAAGGTAGCTGGAAACGAAGGAGAAGTTGTTAAGTTTGATAAGGTTTTATTAGTTTCAAACGGTGAAGAAGTAAAAATAGGAAAGCCTTTCGTTGAAGGAGCTACAGTAGATGCAAAGATAGTAGAACATGGAAAAGGCAAAAAGATAATAGTATTTAAGTATAAGGCTAAGAAGGATTACAGAAGAAAGCAAGGACATCGCCAGCCATATACTAAAGTTGTAATTGAAAAGATTAATGGATAG
- a CDS encoding TIGR03960 family B12-binding radical SAM protein, translating to MINKDTLDKILSRVEKPARYIGNEINSYNKNTKEVKVRFAFAFPDIYEVGMSHLGLHILYNLLNKEEDVFCERVFAPWVDMEHELRKYNIPLYALESKDPINEFDFVGFTLQYEMSYTNVLNMLNLAHIPLLSKDRKEGDPFIIAGGPCAYNPEPLADIIDFFVIGESEELILEIIEIYKKWKENNRTREEFLEDVSQIQGVYVPKFYEVTYNQDGTIKEFRPKTDKYPSVIKKRIIKNLDEVYFPDRVIVPYIETVHDRVMLEIFRGCTRGCRFCQAGMIYRPVRERSVDRLLDYAQKLVEITGHEEISLSSLSTSDYSKLEELVKSLIDKFKDKKIGLSLPSLRLDSFSLDIIQEIQKVRKTGLTFAPEAGSQRLRDIINKGINEEDLINSVRDAFYLGWSTVKLYFMIGLPYENYDDILGIKDLAYKVKDTYFGLPKDKRKGNLKVTVSTSCFVPKPFTPFQWFGQDTIETFKEKQRYLGSSIKDKKITYNFHDPELSFLEAVFARGDRRLSKALIIAWQKGCKFDGWADYFNYEKWKEAFRETEIDPSFYANRHREYDEVLPWDFIDVGVSKKYLIKENEKAKEGILTRDCRKGCTGCGINISFTGGVC from the coding sequence ATGATAAATAAAGATACACTAGACAAAATTCTTTCAAGAGTTGAAAAACCAGCAAGATATATTGGTAATGAAATAAACAGCTATAACAAAAATACAAAAGAAGTAAAGGTGAGGTTTGCTTTTGCTTTTCCTGATATTTATGAGGTTGGCATGTCACATCTTGGACTACATATATTATATAATCTCTTAAATAAAGAGGAAGATGTATTCTGTGAAAGAGTATTTGCACCATGGGTTGATATGGAGCATGAACTAAGAAAGTATAATATTCCACTTTATGCTTTAGAAAGTAAAGATCCAATAAATGAATTTGACTTTGTTGGTTTTACATTGCAGTATGAAATGAGTTATACTAATGTTTTGAATATGCTTAATTTAGCTCATATACCTTTGCTTTCTAAAGACAGGAAAGAAGGAGATCCATTTATCATAGCTGGTGGGCCATGTGCTTACAATCCTGAACCTTTAGCTGATATAATTGATTTTTTTGTAATTGGTGAATCAGAAGAATTGATATTAGAAATAATCGAAATATATAAAAAGTGGAAAGAAAATAATAGGACTAGAGAAGAATTTTTAGAAGATGTAAGCCAAATTCAAGGGGTATATGTGCCAAAGTTTTATGAAGTTACATATAATCAAGACGGTACTATAAAAGAATTCAGACCAAAAACAGATAAATATCCTAGTGTAATAAAGAAAAGAATAATTAAGAATTTAGACGAAGTTTATTTTCCAGATAGAGTTATAGTTCCATATATTGAGACAGTACATGATAGGGTAATGTTAGAGATTTTTAGAGGATGTACTAGAGGATGTAGATTTTGTCAAGCAGGAATGATATATAGACCTGTAAGGGAAAGAAGTGTAGATAGGTTATTAGATTATGCACAAAAATTAGTTGAAATAACAGGTCATGAAGAAATTTCTTTATCTTCATTATCAACAAGCGACTATTCAAAACTTGAAGAATTAGTAAAGAGTCTAATTGATAAGTTTAAAGATAAAAAGATAGGCCTTTCATTACCATCTTTAAGGCTTGATTCTTTTTCTCTTGATATAATTCAGGAGATACAGAAGGTTCGTAAAACAGGACTTACTTTTGCTCCAGAAGCTGGCAGTCAAAGACTTAGAGATATAATAAACAAAGGTATAAATGAAGAAGATTTAATAAATTCAGTAAGAGATGCTTTTTATTTAGGTTGGTCTACTGTAAAGTTGTATTTTATGATAGGACTTCCATATGAAAATTATGACGATATTCTTGGAATAAAAGATTTAGCTTATAAGGTTAAAGATACTTATTTTGGATTGCCTAAGGATAAGAGAAAAGGGAATTTAAAAGTGACAGTTAGCACATCATGTTTTGTTCCAAAACCATTTACACCTTTCCAATGGTTTGGTCAAGATACTATTGAAACATTTAAAGAGAAACAAAGATATTTAGGAAGTAGTATAAAAGATAAGAAGATTACTTACAATTTTCATGACCCAGAATTAAGTTTTCTGGAAGCTGTTTTTGCCAGAGGAGATAGAAGATTGTCAAAAGCTTTAATAATAGCATGGCAAAAAGGCTGTAAGTTTGACGGATGGGCTGATTACTTTAATTATGAAAAATGGAAGGAAGCCTTTAGAGAAACAGAAATTGACCCAAGCTTTTATGCAAACAGACATAGAGAATATGATGAAGTATTACCTTGGGATTTTATTGATGTAGGAGTTTCCAAAAAATACTTGATTAAGGAAAATGAAAAAGCTAAAGAAGGTATATTAACTAGGGATTGCAGAAAAGGCTGCACTGGATGTGGTATTAATATTAGTTTTACAGGTGGTGTTTGCTGA
- a CDS encoding TIGR03936 family radical SAM-associated protein: MSTIRVKFSKNDEMKYISHLDLMRLFQRAFRRADIPIRYSQGFNPHPKFSLATALPIGVTSDGEYMDVELENDLDRDEFINRLNDVLPKGVRILSGKYIKAGKSLMSLIEWSDYVIEFYVTGDISKEDIENCIKEILKKDEIYIKKVKIKNKKEIIKEVDIRNSIKNLKLLVIEDKRIVIRTTLKSGSKGNLKPKYIIDVIKRIGNIEIVDDSVKIHRLELYSQKNGKLVSPLNCE; this comes from the coding sequence ATGAGTACAATTAGAGTAAAATTTTCAAAAAATGATGAGATGAAATATATTTCACATTTAGACTTGATGCGATTATTCCAAAGAGCTTTTAGAAGAGCGGATATACCAATAAGATATAGTCAGGGTTTTAATCCACATCCAAAATTTTCATTAGCTACAGCCCTTCCAATTGGGGTAACAAGTGATGGAGAATATATGGATGTTGAATTAGAAAATGATCTTGATAGAGATGAGTTTATTAACAGGCTTAATGATGTATTACCTAAAGGGGTCAGAATTCTTTCTGGTAAATATATAAAGGCAGGTAAATCATTGATGTCACTAATAGAATGGTCTGATTATGTTATAGAATTTTATGTAACTGGTGATATCAGTAAAGAAGATATAGAAAATTGTATAAAAGAAATTCTTAAAAAAGATGAGATTTATATAAAAAAAGTTAAGATAAAAAACAAAAAAGAGATAATAAAAGAAGTTGATATAAGAAATAGTATTAAAAATTTGAAATTACTAGTTATTGAAGATAAAAGGATTGTTATCAGAACAACATTAAAATCAGGTAGCAAAGGTAACTTGAAGCCTAAATACATAATAGATGTAATAAAAAGGATTGGGAATATAGAAATAGTAGATGATAGTGTAAAAATCCATAGATTAGAGTTATATTCTCAGAAGAATGGTAAATTGGTTTCACCTTTAAATTGTGAATAG
- a CDS encoding ribosomal-processing cysteine protease Prp gives MTRVTVYKNKRGSIIGYKVDGHAGYDEYGRDIVCAAISVLSQTALIALNEVCGIDISDIKYYIDEENGHLSVTIPDNLTKEKRLRADIVFETMIVGIKGLLEEYSDYLTLEYGEV, from the coding sequence ATGACAAGAGTGACTGTTTATAAAAACAAAAGAGGAAGTATAATAGGGTATAAAGTAGATGGTCACGCAGGTTATGATGAATATGGCAGAGACATAGTATGTGCAGCTATATCTGTATTATCTCAGACAGCACTTATTGCGCTAAATGAGGTCTGTGGGATAGATATAAGCGATATTAAATATTATATAGATGAAGAGAATGGTCATTTAAGCGTGACTATACCTGATAATTTAACAAAAGAAAAAAGGTTGAGGGCAGACATAGTATTTGAGACTATGATAGTTGGAATAAAAGGATTATTAGAAGAATATTCTGATTACTTAACTCTCGAATATGGGGAGGTGTAA